The following coding sequences lie in one Pseudorasbora parva isolate DD20220531a chromosome 18, ASM2467924v1, whole genome shotgun sequence genomic window:
- the ube2b gene encoding ubiquitin-conjugating enzyme E2 B isoform X1 → MSTPARRRLMRDFKRLQEDPPTGVSGAPSENNIMLWNAVIFGPVGTPFEDGTFKLVIEFSEEYPNKPPTVRFISKMFHPNVYADGSICLDILQNRWSPTYDVSSILTSIQSLLDEPNPNSPANSQAAQLYQENKREYEKRVSAIVEQSWVDS, encoded by the exons ACTTCAGGAAGATCCTCCGACGGGCGTCAGCGGTGCTCCTTCAGAAAACAACATCATGCTGTGGAACGCTGTGATTTTTGG GCCTGTAGGAACTCCTTTTGAAGACG GAACATTTAAACTCGTTATTGAATTTTCAGAAGAATATCCCAACAAGCCTCCCACGGTTCGCTTCATCTCCAAAATGTTTCACCCAAATG tgtatgCAGATGGCAGTATATGTTTAGACATCCTTCAGAATCGCTGGAGTCCCACGTACGACGTTTCCTCCATTCTGACGTCCATACAG TCTCTATTGGACGAGCCCAACCCAAACAGCCCAGCCAACAGTCAAGCGGCTCAGCTCTATCAGGAGAACAAGCGTGAATATGAGAAGAGAGTGTCTGCCATCGTGGAGCAAAGCTGGGTGGACTCGTAA
- the ube2b gene encoding ubiquitin-conjugating enzyme E2 B isoform X2 translates to MLWNAVIFGPVGTPFEDGTFKLVIEFSEEYPNKPPTVRFISKMFHPNVYADGSICLDILQNRWSPTYDVSSILTSIQSLLDEPNPNSPANSQAAQLYQENKREYEKRVSAIVEQSWVDS, encoded by the exons ATGCTGTGGAACGCTGTGATTTTTGG GCCTGTAGGAACTCCTTTTGAAGACG GAACATTTAAACTCGTTATTGAATTTTCAGAAGAATATCCCAACAAGCCTCCCACGGTTCGCTTCATCTCCAAAATGTTTCACCCAAATG tgtatgCAGATGGCAGTATATGTTTAGACATCCTTCAGAATCGCTGGAGTCCCACGTACGACGTTTCCTCCATTCTGACGTCCATACAG TCTCTATTGGACGAGCCCAACCCAAACAGCCCAGCCAACAGTCAAGCGGCTCAGCTCTATCAGGAGAACAAGCGTGAATATGAGAAGAGAGTGTCTGCCATCGTGGAGCAAAGCTGGGTGGACTCGTAA